CACCAATTTTCCTTCTATTTCCTTGAAATTCGTGTCGGGATTTTATCGGGAAAAGTAGGGTTAGGGTTGGGGAGGGACAAAAAGGATGAGCTTTCGGGATCTGGAAGCGGGTCGGGGCACCAATTATTCCCGGCGAGGAGACCTCATCAATGGCAAGCGGGACCCCACCCAAGCTGTGGCCTCCGGCATTTTCCAGATCAACACCGCCGTATCCACCTTCCAGAGGCTCGTCAACACCATCGGCACCCCCAAAGACACGCCGGATCTCCGCGAAAAGCTGTGAGTTGGTTCTTCACTTCCAATTGTCGATTGTGTATTGTTTCCTGAATTCCGTTTGACATTTCCTGATTGCAGGCACAAGACAAGACTACATATCGGGCAATTGGTGAAGGATACTTCAGAAAAACTTAAACAAGTCAGCGAAAGAGATCATCATACCGAAGTTAATGTAAGTTTCTCTGTCACTCTCATCCCTCCTTCCTCCATCCGTCTCTCACACACACAGGCACACCCAAAAGTAGCGACACATGCCTTCCAAATTCCCAAATTCATCATTTCCACATCCAATTTTATCCAAATTCCTCATTTCTGATTAAACCCTAGATCCCAAATCCAATCCCAGAAGAAATTCTAGCGTAATCAATTCCATTTCCTTGCTGTCTAGGGGGGTTTCAGGTCTGCTATCATCTTCCAGCATGCCTCGCCTtcgtctttgtctttgtcttctcttcctcccagTTGGTAAGCCTCCTAGCCAATCCGCTCCGACCGTCTGGGGTGGTATAGCAAAAGTTGGTTTGTTACCAACCAATTCCAGCACTAATTGCTAGGCCAATTAGTCTTGGAAAGCCTTGTAGATGCTCCAGAATCACCGAAACAAGTACCACAGTTATCACCCACTAAGGATTATTGTGTTTGGAATCAGGTCGAAACAAAGATAGTATTGACGTTACGAAATCTAAAATTAATGTCGGACTTTTACCCTATCAAAATATCATAACTAGGTAAAATCTGAttagcttaaaaaaaaaaaaaaaaggtcgtacccagtgcacaaggctcccgctttacgcagggtctgggagaggtgaatgtcggctagccttacccccatttatggagaggctgctcccaagtaaAATCTGATTAGCTTACTCTAGGGAATTTCCTTATTGGCCCCTCGAAATTGATGTAGTTGATTCATTTGAAATGGTGCATTCTTGTTCTCTATTGCGGGTCGGTCTTTGAAAATCTCAAACTTTTTGGTGTGATGATCTTAGATGTCTTCAACTTAATTGTAGGCAAGCAAGAAGATTACAGATGCTAAACTTGCAAAAGATTTTCAAGCAGTGCTTAGAGAATTTCAGAAGGCTCAACGACTTGCAGCTGAGAGGGAAACAACATATGCTCCTTTTGTTCCTCAAGCAGTTCTTCCGACAAGGTAACTTTTGCCAGAGGATTTATACAATTAATTCCCGTCTTTTATTTGTGTGCACTATTTATGTGATATCTTTCAgaagatatttttgttttgtttagtttgcATTACATCTACTGTTGGAGGACCTCAATCTGAAGTTGTATGATTATTCTAAATGTTTCATGCAGTTACACCGCTAGCGAGATAGATGTAAACTCAGACAAAAGTCTGGAACAGCGTGCTCTCCTTGTGGAATCTAGAAGGTGAGTTTTACTTAACAATGATAAGGAATTCTAACTGTTTTTGCAGAAAAGGGGTCATTATTCTAAAACAACATTAAACGTAACTCCAAATCAAATGCTGAAAGGCATTAGTAGAATTTCCGTtggaaaagaagaaggaaagacGAGGGACAAACTAGTAGAATCGTGCATTTTCcaataaaaggaaattgaatGAAATTATGTTCAATGGGAAGACGATGAGTTATGTACCATAATCTGGAGACAATCAATGAAATATAAATGAATGTTTCTTCTCCAAGTCTAGTT
The nucleotide sequence above comes from Malus sylvestris chromosome 16, drMalSylv7.2, whole genome shotgun sequence. Encoded proteins:
- the LOC126607426 gene encoding syntaxin-22-like; protein product: MSFRDLEAGRGTNYSRRGDLINGKRDPTQAVASGIFQINTAVSTFQRLVNTIGTPKDTPDLREKLHKTRLHIGQLVKDTSEKLKQVSERDHHTEVNASKKITDAKLAKDFQAVLREFQKAQRLAAERETTYAPFVPQAVLPTSYTASEIDVNSDKSLEQRALLVESRRQEVLLLDNEIAFNEAIIEEREQGIQEIQQQIGEVNEIFKDLAILVHEQGTMIDDIGSNIESAHAATGQAKSHLVKASKTQRSNSSLTCLLLVIFGIVLLIVIVVLAA